One Planifilum fimeticola DNA segment encodes these proteins:
- a CDS encoding dihydrofolate reductase family protein has protein sequence MGLRVITSNTMTLDGRIAASPSVPSWQDERWRPILEAGFQLIDFADLHGASVILEGSNSFVARGAGGIDVIPSAPEGELYEDYLPTQVISRFKRWMAVVDSRGRVAWQHTHQDDTHVLALVSRRTSAGYLAFLREREVPYLVVGEDRVDLDLALRRLCETFDTKLIVSTAGGILNGALLRAGLVGEVDLQVLPIVLGNGEAPSVFEGYNPDFAVPPYRLSLLERQARADGSLLLRFAAGRAPIGTHE, from the coding sequence ATGGGCCTGCGTGTCATCACATCCAACACGATGACCCTCGACGGCCGGATTGCCGCCTCGCCGTCTGTGCCTTCCTGGCAGGACGAGCGATGGCGCCCGATTCTGGAGGCTGGTTTTCAGCTCATCGACTTTGCGGATCTCCACGGCGCGTCGGTGATCCTGGAGGGGAGCAACTCCTTTGTGGCCCGGGGTGCCGGGGGGATCGACGTTATCCCTTCAGCGCCGGAGGGCGAGCTCTATGAAGATTACCTTCCCACCCAGGTGATTAGTCGCTTCAAGCGTTGGATGGCCGTCGTCGACAGCCGCGGGCGGGTGGCCTGGCAACATACCCACCAGGACGACACCCACGTTCTGGCCCTCGTCAGCCGCAGGACGTCCGCCGGGTACCTGGCTTTCTTGCGTGAGCGGGAAGTGCCGTACCTTGTCGTGGGAGAGGACCGGGTGGACCTGGACCTCGCCCTGCGCAGGCTTTGTGAGACGTTCGACACCAAACTTATCGTCAGTACCGCCGGCGGGATCCTCAACGGGGCGCTCTTGCGGGCCGGGTTGGTGGGCGAGGTGGACCTCCAGGTGCTGCCCATCGTTCTGGGCAATGGGGAGGCGCCGTCCGTATTTGAAGGGTACAACCCCGACTTTGCGGTCCCGCCCTATCGGCTGTCGCTCCTGGAACGGCAGGCCAGGGCCGATGGTTCGCTCCTCCTGCGGTTTGCCGCCGGAAGGGCGCCGATAGGCACACATGAGTGA
- a CDS encoding NUDIX domain-containing protein has product MARKDYYHQPDAPKPNSLVPAVSAVVTDSDGRILLHKRSDNFLWSLPGGAMELGESVEQAVIREVKEETGFDVEVLRCTGIYSDPGHVIAFSDGEVRQQFSICFACRIVGGELSVSSESVQVRFFTREELERLDLHPAQRIRIQDFFAHRERAFIR; this is encoded by the coding sequence TTGGCCCGAAAAGATTATTATCATCAGCCCGATGCGCCGAAACCCAATTCCCTGGTTCCCGCCGTATCCGCGGTCGTGACCGATTCCGATGGAAGGATTCTCTTGCACAAGCGGAGCGATAATTTTCTGTGGTCCCTCCCGGGGGGAGCGATGGAACTGGGCGAATCCGTCGAACAGGCGGTGATCCGCGAAGTGAAGGAAGAGACGGGCTTCGATGTGGAGGTCCTTCGATGCACCGGCATTTACTCCGATCCGGGGCATGTCATCGCCTTCTCCGACGGGGAGGTGCGCCAGCAGTTTTCCATCTGCTTTGCCTGCCGGATCGTCGGCGGCGAGCTGTCGGTCAGCTCGGAGTCGGTTCAGGTCCGTTTTTTCACAAGGGAGGAATTGGAGCGACTCGACCTGCATCCGGCGCAGCGAATCCGGATTCAGGACTTTTTTGCCCATCGGGAAAGAGCTTTTATCCGATAG